AGGTGACTCGGCTGGTTTATTTACGTTTggattttgttaaatttgaaattgaaaacatgCCGCACGGACACTCGCACGATCACGGAGGATGCAGCCACGAGGCCACGGATGTGGACCACGCACTGGAAATGGGCATAGAGTACAGTTTGTACACAAAAATCGACCTGGACAACACAGAGTGTCTGAACGAGGAGACTGATGGCCAGggaaaaagtgtttttaagCCCTATGAGCGACGCCAGGACCTCTCGAAATACGTCCAGAGCGACGCGGACGAGGAACTGCTATTCAATATTCCCTTTACCGGCAACGTTAAGCTCAAGGGAATCATTATAAGCGGTGCCAATGATGATTCACATCCCAACAGAGTTAAAATGTAAGAGCAATACTCTAAGGAATCGAAAAAATTTGTACTTTCTTAACTCTGGGGCTTGAGGTTAAAACTTTCCTTTCTttgatttacaattttcaGCTTTAAGAATCGCCCGAGGATGACTTTTGATGATGCGAAGGCTAAGCCCGACCAGGAATTCCATCTCACCCGCGACGCCCGTGGAGAAATCGAGTACTCACCCAAAGTGGTCACTTTCTCATCCGTGCATCACCTCTCGCTGTACTTCCCCAGTAATTTTGGCGATGACAACACTCGAATTTACTATATAGGTAGGTGCCACAGAATCCTGCCTTCAATATCACCCATTAAAATGCTATATTCTCAGGACTTCGAGGGGAGTTCACTGAAGCCCATTATCATGGTGTAACCATCTGCAATTACGAAGCTCGTGCCAATGCCGCAGATCACAAGGAAAAGGCTTTCGATGGCGTGGGAAGAGCTATCCAATAAATGAGGAAAAGCCTGCTTTTATGTTAGTTTAAATTCGCAATTTAATTGAGTATCTCTGTTAAGTATATTTTGTGATCATTTAAGgcataaaatgtattaaaacaTTTGAGTATTCGTATTGCACTGATATCGAATGGTAAAATCTCTCAAGTATATTGTGTGGGGGGCACCACATCGGGTCCTATCTTCATGCCCACATTGGGCACCTTATCCGAATGGATTTCAGCCGTGACCTCGGTGAAGAGTTTGTCCCACTGCCAGAGATCGTCCTTCTCGTTGAGACTTTCCTGGGGAACCAGGCATTCGGCTAGGATTGAGAGATCAAAGCCATCCACCGCTGAAAATGCGTACTGGGAAAGCAAGTCCGAATTTGCCTCCTTTAAAACAGCAGACCGAGTAGTGCCGATACTAAAAATGGTGGTTATTTAGTTTCTGGGGTCGGCAAAATGTGTAATCTCAGGCTTACGCAGGTGGTTCGACTATCTCATTCAGCATAATTTCATCTTTAACATCTTCCATATCTGGGATGACTGGAATGTCATCGGTTGGTATTGAATTTGTAGCcgattttgtttgcttaaagCGTTCGctgcaaaaaatacaattaaatcaatattagttttttttaattactgaAAAAATGTAGAacttcttaaaattaaaatcgttttctgtcaaaaattgtttataaattatttttatttattaattattcttGGTGAtcctaaaaacaattttacaagCTTTAGATATATGTACTTACTCATCAAAGGAATTCTTCTTGGACCTGTGAAGAAAGAGTAATTAGGAAAATGGTTTCTTTATAGAGGACTACGACACCCACTTTAATCCCTTTAGCCCAGAATCCGCCCATCCCCCCGAAATTCGACGGATGGGTGGTCGATGCGACTCGAACTCATTGTTGTAGGTCGACGAAGTGGCCGTGTCCGAAGTTGTTGGCGGAGTTCCTGCCTGGACATTCAGGGTGATGTCGATGGATATGTCCTTGGATCCTGAGGCCGCCTGTGAGGGGTCCCCCTTCAAGACATCGCGACTCTTGGAGCGCCGGCCCTTCCTGGCCGTCGTCTGGGGgtaaaaatatgttcaaaCTGTTATATGCCCCTATTTAATGGTTATTCTTCACCTTTCTTATGGTCATCTTCAGTTCTTCGGCCCAGTccatcattttttgtttacgtttttcCTCAGCGTTTCCAAGGCAACAAGTGGTCATGGTTGCTCCGTGTGAATGGCTGAGTTTCTCCTGGAGTTTGCCATTCGCCCTGCGATACGATAGTTTTCAAATCAGTAGTTATCAATACCCGATGACAGAGCGAGGAATTTCAAGttgccaaaataaacaaacatattttttttaatcacgGAAAATGCTGACAGACACCGACGATGACTTCTTCTTTGAGGAGGATAAGATGTAAGTACCCGATGGAAGCCATCAGTTAACGGAAACTCTCTGCCTAGCTTAAATCGAGCACAACAATCTGTTGCGATGTGCCAAAGTGTCtgttaaaaatcaataatcgTCCCAAACGAAACATATTGTTGGACTCAGGCCAGAACCGCTGCTCATCCAGTTGGATGAAGACAAGGATCTTCCAGTGGAGCTGGAAAAACCCTCCGCTGCTCCACCCGAGACCACCGTTATGCTCTGTTCTCCGGCGGGCTTTTCCATCGAGTCAGCCAATAGGCAGAAATATGAGTTAGATCGTTTGTAAGTCGGCCCCGTTGACCCGGAATCGTTAAAACATTACTAGAAAAGTGTATTTCCAAGGTCCTTTTTAATATGTGAACAATTTGTTAAGTTcttgaaacaattaaatattttgtttaatattttatgttaaatattttattatttttttttactttgcaCATTATTGCTCTTTTCAAATGTTTAACAGTCAGTAAAGTTCGAAACAATATTACAGTTTCGAACTATGGCCaagttaaattattattattatgttttttttatttttgttaataatttatttaattttgagttaacatttaatttcttcatatattttgtatagtttttttttaacaaacactGTATTTATATCGTACTTTGAACAACAAAATAACCAGAACTAGAACTAAcggtattttgttttatttaaattaatgattcAACTCAAAATAGGACaactacaatttttatttttgtgtagaGATCTAGTTGcttataataaacaataacgTATTCATAGCTAGGCTAGCTAGTGAAATAGTAAATTATATTACTTCGAGGCGTCCTTAGGCAATCGGACTCCTATTAATCGATGTCGTTAGTATCACTAAACTGCCCCGAATATCAGTTTCCTCAAACAGCAGTAGGTAAACTAATTATAGTATAATTGCCTTGCTAGAACTAATGGCTAATTAGAAAATGGCACCAACCGATGTGAGTACGTAATACGTATGGAAAGTTGATATAAAATCACCCAAacataattgaatatttaaaatcatatagCACGCGTAGATCCCGCTTGGTTCTAAACTATAGTTTGACAAAACTAATCGGTAACCTTCTTTATAAACCATAAATTAGGGGCATGACAGTCACCACCAATGCCGTTGTTATTACCAAGGACCAGAGCAACCTAATTGGAATAAGCATCGGAGGTGGAGCACCCATGTGTCCCTGTCTATATATTGTGCAGGTGAGTTTAAAGTTCAGactttaaagttattattaagGGTCCCGACTATTATATACCCGTTCTTATCTGAccaatatcaaaataaatatgccccCAGAAAATAATCGGGTTTTAGGATTAAGCTATTCTATCTCTTCTTGCGATCAATATgttttaattctatatttAATAGATTAATATGTATCAAccataaaaaacacaaagtcCTTTTCCCACATCCGAAACTCAATGatataatataaaagtatttgtataattttctGTCAATTTTTCGGAGTATGTTCTTACTGTTTATTTAACTAACTGATCGTTACTCGCATCACTTtctagatttattttaatgaatattaaattccTAGGATCCCTGGGATCCATATGCAGCACTGACCCTTGTCCAGGGATTCGGAGTAGCCTTAAAGTTAGTAGTTTTGCGGAGCTTGAGAAACTCCTTCCGTTCTCGCTTAAAGCAGTCGCTGGCCTTCTGCTCCAGCTTTTGATCCATCCGCCACTTTTTCTGCTCGTCATACAACCGTCGACTCAGAGCGCGTTCGGAAGTATGAAGATGAAAAGGCTTTGGGCGGGTGTAAGTAGTGTCGATTCGCGGAATGAAGGGCTGGCGGTGCAGGTAGTCCATTGAAGATTTTGGATTGATCCTGGGAGTAAAGTCGGTCAGCCTTTCGCTTTGCCTTTCCTGCTTCTGTCGCTTGTGGAGCGCCTCCATTGAGACGAACAGGGTGCCGGGACATCGGGGCTTCGTTAGCTTTTGCAGAGAGTTTAGGTACAGCTTACGCCTCTCCAAACGCTGATGGGATCGCTCGAAATTGGGCACAGGTCTACTCCGGAACTGATTCCCTACGCCTTGGACTTTAGCCAAACGGCTAAGCTCCTTGCGCCTCTCGTCGTACACCTGCTGGATGTCATAAGCCCGAGGCGTCCTCTTGAACTTCTTCGACTTTCCCTGCTTTTGGCCACCACCCGCCGGTTTACGCTTGTGAAAAACGCTTTGCAAGTCCTGCTCCCGGAGCACTGCCCTCAGCCGGTTATCCAGCCGATCGAAGCCCGGAATCAACTTTGGTTTGAGCTGGGGTTCATTTCTGAACTGCTCTAGGGACCACTTATTCCAGTCGGTGATGGTCATAACTTGGCTAGCCAATTTGGGAACTGttgtttttaagcaatttagaAGCTTGGACAAAAGTCTACTACACACATGGTTACGATATTTGGTTTAGAAATAATATGAAATAGATTCAATAGCCTGAAAGTTATTCTTCTTCACAAAAGTTATGTCTAATGCATAAGTTTAATTGGAAGTTTAgttatcacaaaaaaaaaaaatattatgctAGTGATATCAACTTTCATTGTCATTAAGACAAGTTATgcttaataattaaatcaattaatcaattaaaaatcaatttattgcTTTTGACAAAGGTAATGCTAATGAaaaaacaattggaaaaatgAATGCTAATGAAAAAACCATTcattactttttaataaagtaatgCTAATAAACAATTCAGTGTTCGgattaacttaattaaaagttcGGTCTCAAAATAAAAGCTACAACAATGTTTGTTCAAGATAAGAGATCGATAATGATACAATTTTTCCCTCTTAAACTGCAGATCTTCGATGGCACTCCCGCTGCAAGGAAGGGATCCCTGCAATCCGGGGACGAGCTGCTGGCGGTGAACTCGGTGAGCGTGAAGGGCAAGACGAAGGTGGAGGTGGCCAAGATGATCCAGACGGCCACCGACGAGGTGGTCGTCCACTACAACAAGCTGCACGCCGATCCCGAACAGGGCAAGACACTGGACATTATTCTGAAGAAGCTGAAGCATCGGATAGTGGACAATTTATCGAGCAACACGGCCGACACTTTGGGACTCTCCCGGGCGATACTCTGCAATGATTCACTGGTGAAGCgactggaggagctggagggCACTGAGTTGATGTACAAGGGTCTGGTGGAGCATGCCCGCCGCATGCTCAAAGCCTACTACGATCTGCTGCAGACGTACAAGTCCTTTGGCGATTGCTTCACCCAAATTTCGGTCCATGAACCGCAGCAGCGAGCCTCGGAGGCTTTCCGCACCTTCGGCGAGTTTCATCGCACCTTGGAAAAGGATGGCTTGGGCATCATCAAGCAGATTAAGCCAGTGCTGGCCGATCTGGGTACGTATCTGAACAAAGCCATTCCGGACACAAAGCTCACGGTACGTCGATATGCGGATGCCAAGTTCACGTATCTTTCGTATTGCCTGAAAGTCAAGGAGATGGACGATGAGGAGCATGGCTTTGCTGCCCTCCAGGAGCCACTCTATCGGGTGGAGACGGGGAACTATGAGTACAGATTGATCCTCAGATGTCGCCAGGATGCACGCAGCAAGTTCGCCAAACTGCGAACGGATGTGCTCGAAAAGATGGAGCTGCTGGAGTGCAAACATGCCATGGATCTGAACAAGCAGCTGAGGAGCCTGCTGGAGAGTTTGGCGGAACTCCACCGGAGTCTGGTGGAGCGACTGGACTCCCTGCCACCGCTCTTTCCCATCGAGGTGGACTTCAAGGAGACGGACTTCCAGTACAAGTCGAGCACGCTGAAGCCACAGGAGTTGGACGAAGACGAAATCGAGGCCAACAATCTCTCCAGTTCCACTCCACGCCAAGTGGATTGCGGTTTCGAGGCCGTGGAGCAGCCGGCGGCCATCATCAGTGTGGAGGTCAAGGCAGCCGTAGAGTCGTCCGCTTCCCTGTCCACCAATGAGAACGAATCGCTGCTCAAGGAACTGGGTCTCTACGATGTGGACCTGCTGTCCAATCCGCAGACCATCAGCAATCAAAAGGACTCCATAGCGGCCCAGAACGATGGCTACGACTTCGATCTGTTCCTCAACCAGGCGACTGCGGCCACCACCAGTTTGGAGAGGGATCTGATGTCCTCCAATGCGGAGGAGATGGATCTACTCTTGCAATAAGCTTTTATAGTACTAATATTATGAAATGTGttagataaatattaaacttataaatagtCGGTATATGTAATACAAAAtcttgaattttttgtttattcgaAGAAAAGGAAAGACTTAAGAAACGACTAATGAATGGTATAAGCTGTTTTGAATAATCAGATGCAGTACGTAgattaataatttatgttaTATTCGTTATCTTAATTTGTCTGTGTATACAAACTTAAtacgttttattaaattaaaagaagaaaagttCGTATTCCCGAGTATTAACTGAGCAATCAGTCGATTTAATTCCTCTTACAAACAAATCttgtttcatcaaaattgCATAAAAGGAATCTTAAGAAATTATCTTAGTTTCAACTATATAAAACCTGTTTAAAACTCATTCTAGTTTAGGTTAAGGAAACCCCATTATTCTCATTTGATATTCTAGTTTTGCAGATGAATTTCGCCAGGACGGACCCGATTAGGTAGATTCCCCCCAAAGCTAGGAAGTAACTGCCATACACCACGTACTGATGGCGTGGTCCCAGACCAAAGCCAACATTCTCCACCACCACAACGGTCAGGATGGTCTGGAGGAGCAGCCCAGCCAGCGTGTTGATACCGAATATCAAACCGAAACTGTCCTCCACCAGATTGCCAGCCACCACCGCACCCGCCACTGTGATGATGAAGAAAAAGACGGCGCAGAAGAGCACGTAGTTCACATAGGCCACCCAGATTTCCTGCGTCTTGGCAGCATAGATGAGCAGGGCTCCCAGGACAGCGGCACATAGGGATATGCCCAACATGTAGGATCCACGGCGCTTATTGGAGTTGAGCATGCCGGCTAGAATAGCTCCGATGGCGCCAAGCAGAGTGGCCGTGGCCTCCACTCCGCCATTATATACGCTCAGGTGATCCGGGGCCACCTCTTTCCACAGGAATTGAATGTAGGAGATAACCTGCGGATCGAAAATACTTGTTATATTTCAGCGTTAAGAGCACCCCACTATTTCGGCAAATATAGTGTTAAGGTAATGTTTAAACTGTAGAATACCACTAAAAACCAACATTAGAGTGGCCGAGGAGTATAAAAACCCGTATTCACATTATCGTTTTTGATgtgcaaaaaatgtattcgaaattcaaacatttttgtatttcaatcAATGCGTCATGGcctcaacattttttttttttttaattactcaTTCGACACTTTTTCCAGCTAaaacctttgttttttttttttttttctcttgaGAAGGATGAAAGACcaattacaataaaattaatataattttcaattttgctGTTTGGAAGAGTAGGAATACatacaaatacaatacaatttcgcaaataaaattagtccgataaaattgtttttatttttgccaccATGCTAAATTATTCTTAAGTAGTTGGTCTTGTCTTGGCTgttatgaatttttaaacatttttcggaAATGCGATAAAGGTTTCTTTCAGTCTAAGCAATGATTGTAATTGTCTACGccaacaacttttttttggccatTAACGCGACAACCTAAAAAGTATTACCTTTCCATCTGCATCTATTGCAGGCGTGTATAAAAGTGAGGCTTTATGTATTTTAAGTGTTTGTGTCGAGTACCACTATTAgaacaagaaagaaaacaagtttcgcaagccgaagtttttaTACTCTGTCAGCtcttaaacaaatcaaattttcaatttttgtgcgtttatgtttaaaaaaaagtttttgatcatttcgattttaataaagttaaacaCGTTATTCTTAAGTagttaatatttcagaattacggtttttaatatcatttgaaatcggacgactatatcatatacaaagctcctataggaacaatcaaaaaaataaatgaataaaataaaatactttgaTACATcataatggtttattattgaagattttggttttatttttagaacgATAATataaagctgccataggagCGATCGAatattttagcaaaaaaaaccATCTTAACTTTACTATTATAGACATTTAGACATAACAATCGaaatattgttgtttaaagaatatttattttgaaatagctgaaagggtatagaacttcggcttgccgaattttgcttattttcttgtttgtaACGAGGTTATCCATTAAGTGGACATGGTATAGAGAAATAAACTGCTTAGTTTGAAAAAAGGATACATTTAAAGCAGAAAACACCAGACTCACCTGAATTTGGCCACACGTGGCCAGTGCCCACCACAGGCTCCACTGCAGCACGACGGGATTGGAGTAGGATGAGACGAGATGGTACCACAAGAGCCGGCATGCATTGGAAAAGGAGAATCTGGGAGTCGTCACCTCGCCACCGGCAGGCGGATTCTTGTCCGCGGCAGCATAAAAGTAGAGACTTCGGGGAACACCAGGAAGGAATAGGGACACTGCCAAGGAGATGAGCTGCGTGCTCAGCGAGATGTAGTGCAGCTGGCGGTAGTTCATGCTGTCGGTGGACACCAGAACTTGGGCCAATAGACCGCCCAGGAACTTTCCGCTCAGGATGGCAGCCCTCGTGTGACCCGTGACGATCTGGTACTGCTCCTTGTCCACCTTGGCGTACATATACGTGTAGTAGGCCACCTCTGCGGCCGTAAAGGTGCCGAAAAAGAGCTGGGCAACCTGCAACATCCTCACGGTTTCCGTCCAGATAAGCAGCGTGAAGAGCGTAATCCCGGCCAGCGCCGACAGCACGATAACCGGCTTGTACCGCACCAGGTCCGTGATGAGAAACACAATGACCAACTGGGCCAGCACCGAGTAGGTGCCGAAGGGGTACACATCCTGGTAGATCGTCTCTATGGTCAGATTTCCATAATCCGAGGACAAATACTCCGTGACGTACGGCTCCGAGGGTCGAAGTTCCCGGAAAAACCCGAACGTGCACAGCAGCAGCGAGATCTTCAGCCAGTTTTTCATGTCGTAAATTGCGATACCAAGTGGTGGTGGCCTGGTGGACTCGACTCTGCTCCGGCGACAGATGTTGCGCGAATTCGAAAAGTGTCGTAACCAACGCGACGAACGCCAGCCGGCAACTGATCGCGCAATTTGGGAGCGCTGGGTTCCCAGTCGCTCTCCGGTCAACCGACTACAGTGGTGCCCAGAAGTATCCATACACAACAAGCGAAAAACTACAACCGGTTAGTCAAGCTTTTAATGCACGAGGAGatcaattgatttatttttgctttgataAATT
This genomic stretch from Drosophila gunungcola strain Sukarami unplaced genomic scaffold, Dgunungcola_SK_2 000001F, whole genome shotgun sequence harbors:
- the LOC128261569 gene encoding intraflagellar transport protein 43 homolog, which gives rise to MTTCCLGNAEEKRKQKMMDWAEELKMTIRKTTARKGRRSKSRDVLKGDPSQAASGSKDISIDITLNVQAGTPPTTSDTATSSTYNNEFESHRPPIRRISGGWADSGLKGLKSKKNSFDDERFKQTKSATNSIPTDDIPVIPDMEDVKDEIMLNEIVEPPAIGTTRSAVLKEANSDLLSQYAFSAVDGFDLSILAECLVPQESLNEKDDLWQWDKLFTEVTAEIHSDKVPNVGMKIGPDVVPPTQYT
- the LOC128261570 gene encoding uncharacterized protein LOC128261570, with the protein product MTITDWNKWSLEQFRNEPQLKPKLIPGFDRLDNRLRAVLREQDLQSVFHKRKPAGGGQKQGKSKKFKRTPRAYDIQQVYDERRKELSRLAKVQGVGNQFRSRPVPNFERSHQRLERRKLYLNSLQKLTKPRCPGTLFVSMEALHKRQKQERQSERLTDFTPRINPKSSMDYLHRQPFIPRIDTTYTRPKPFHLHTSERALSRRLYDEQKKWRMDQKLEQKASDCFKRERKEFLKLRKTTNFKATPNPWTRVSAAYGSQGS
- the LOC128261573 gene encoding PITH domain-containing protein CG6153, with translation MPHGHSHDHGGCSHEATDVDHALEMGIEYSLYTKIDLDNTECLNEETDGQGKSVFKPYERRQDLSKYVQSDADEELLFNIPFTGNVKLKGIIISGANDDSHPNRVKIFKNRPRMTFDDAKAKPDQEFHLTRDARGEIEYSPKVVTFSSVHHLSLYFPSNFGDDNTRIYYIGLRGEFTEAHYHGVTICNYEARANAADHKEKAFDGVGRAIQ
- the LOC128261566 gene encoding thiamine transporter 1 gives rise to the protein MDTSGHHCSRLTGERLGTQRSQIARSVAGWRSSRWLRHFSNSRNICRRSRVESTRPPPLGIAIYDMKNWLKISLLLCTFGFFRELRPSEPYVTEYLSSDYGNLTIETIYQDVYPFGTYSVLAQLVIVFLITDLVRYKPVIVLSALAGITLFTLLIWTETVRMLQVAQLFFGTFTAAEVAYYTYMYAKVDKEQYQIVTGHTRAAILSGKFLGGLLAQVLVSTDSMNYRQLHYISLSTQLISLAVSLFLPGVPRSLYFYAAADKNPPAGGEVTTPRFSFSNACRLLWYHLVSSYSNPVVLQWSLWWALATCGQIQVISYIQFLWKEVAPDHLSVYNGGVEATATLLGAIGAILAGMLNSNKRRGSYMLGISLCAAVLGALLIYAAKTQEIWVAYVNYVLFCAVFFFIITVAGAVVAGNLVEDSFGLIFGINTLAGLLLQTILTVVVVENVGFGLGPRHQYVVYGSYFLALGGIYLIGSVLAKFICKTRISNENNGVSLT
- the LOC128261564 gene encoding PRKCA-binding protein isoform X1, with the translated sequence MLTDTDDDFFFEEDKMPEPLLIQLDEDKDLPVELEKPSAAPPETTVMLCSPAGFSIESANRQKYELDRLGMTVTTNAVVITKDQSNLIGISIGGGAPMCPCLYIVQIFDGTPAARKGSLQSGDELLAVNSVSVKGKTKVEVAKMIQTATDEVVVHYNKLHADPEQGKTLDIILKKLKHRIVDNLSSNTADTLGLSRAILCNDSLVKRLEELEGTELMYKGLVEHARRMLKAYYDLLQTYKSFGDCFTQISVHEPQQRASEAFRTFGEFHRTLEKDGLGIIKQIKPVLADLGTYLNKAIPDTKLTVRRYADAKFTYLSYCLKVKEMDDEEHGFAALQEPLYRVETGNYEYRLILRCRQDARSKFAKLRTDVLEKMELLECKHAMDLNKQLRSLLESLAELHRSLVERLDSLPPLFPIEVDFKETDFQYKSSTLKPQELDEDEIEANNLSSSTPRQVDCGFEAVEQPAAIISVEVKAAVESSASLSTNENESLLKELGLYDVDLLSNPQTISNQKDSIAAQNDGYDFDLFLNQATAATTSLERDLMSSNAEEMDLLLQ
- the LOC128261564 gene encoding PRKCA-binding protein isoform X2 → MLTDTDDDFFFEEDKMGMTVTTNAVVITKDQSNLIGISIGGGAPMCPCLYIVQIFDGTPAARKGSLQSGDELLAVNSVSVKGKTKVEVAKMIQTATDEVVVHYNKLHADPEQGKTLDIILKKLKHRIVDNLSSNTADTLGLSRAILCNDSLVKRLEELEGTELMYKGLVEHARRMLKAYYDLLQTYKSFGDCFTQISVHEPQQRASEAFRTFGEFHRTLEKDGLGIIKQIKPVLADLGTYLNKAIPDTKLTVRRYADAKFTYLSYCLKVKEMDDEEHGFAALQEPLYRVETGNYEYRLILRCRQDARSKFAKLRTDVLEKMELLECKHAMDLNKQLRSLLESLAELHRSLVERLDSLPPLFPIEVDFKETDFQYKSSTLKPQELDEDEIEANNLSSSTPRQVDCGFEAVEQPAAIISVEVKAAVESSASLSTNENESLLKELGLYDVDLLSNPQTISNQKDSIAAQNDGYDFDLFLNQATAATTSLERDLMSSNAEEMDLLLQ